The Nitrosomonas cryotolerans ATCC 49181 genome includes a window with the following:
- the tnpA gene encoding IS200/IS605 family transposase, protein MQVNNDVRTGRHCVFNLHIHLIFVTKYRRDVFSGRVLIDLEEIFKNVCLDFEAELVEFNGEHDHIHLLVNYPPKIAISNLVNSLKGVSSRLIRKKNYPEIKNKLWGNMLWSPSYFAGSCGGAPLSIIKQYIEQQQRPH, encoded by the coding sequence ATGCAAGTTAATAACGATGTAAGAACAGGAAGACATTGCGTTTTTAATCTTCATATTCATTTGATCTTTGTAACAAAATACCGTAGAGATGTTTTCTCCGGAAGGGTATTAATTGATTTGGAAGAAATATTTAAAAACGTGTGTTTGGATTTTGAAGCAGAATTGGTGGAATTTAACGGTGAGCATGATCATATTCACCTTTTAGTTAACTATCCACCAAAAATTGCTATTTCTAACTTGGTAAATAGTTTGAAAGGCGTTTCAAGCCGACTTATTCGCAAAAAGAATTATCCCGAAATTAAAAATAAGCTTTGGGGTAATATGCTTTGGAGTCCAAGCTATTTTGCGGGTAGTTGTGGTGGAGCACCACTCTCGATTATTAAGCAATATATTGAACAACAGCAAAGACCGCATTAA
- a CDS encoding efflux RND transporter periplasmic adaptor subunit gives MPATKTSFRFAIIIAAIIVLVFAGWYATRPEPTAVDLVTVTRGTVEATIVNTRAGTIKACRRANLAPVSGGQIARLWVHEGQRVEKNQALLELWNADLVAQRELARRQLSIARKRSREACIIAENARRESVRTQQLVDKHFVSSQRAEDADANAQAHQASCDAATSDIKRAQAQIQVIEAGLERTILTAPFAGIIARITGELGEYTTPSPPGIPTPPTIDLIDDSCLYVSAPMDEVDAPKIKIGQPARITLDAMPGRIFDGRVRRIAPYVTEIEKQARTVDIEVDFAQIPKYPLLVGYSADVEAIIEKHDNVLRVPTQTIRQNNKVLVVDANNKLEERSLETGLANWGFTEILSGLKAGDQVVSSFDQGDIQAGLHVQPKNSEP, from the coding sequence ATGCCAGCCACAAAAACATCTTTTCGTTTTGCAATCATTATCGCCGCTATTATCGTTCTGGTTTTTGCAGGCTGGTATGCCACACGGCCTGAGCCTACAGCCGTTGATTTGGTCACTGTTACACGGGGCACAGTAGAAGCAACCATAGTTAACACCCGCGCAGGCACCATCAAGGCGTGTCGACGCGCTAACCTGGCACCGGTATCGGGCGGTCAAATTGCCAGACTGTGGGTACATGAAGGCCAGCGCGTTGAAAAGAATCAGGCCCTACTGGAATTGTGGAACGCTGATCTGGTTGCCCAGCGCGAATTGGCGCGGCGTCAACTTTCCATTGCCAGAAAACGGAGTCGCGAGGCCTGCATTATTGCTGAGAACGCACGGCGCGAATCAGTACGTACGCAACAACTCGTTGATAAGCATTTTGTCAGTTCACAACGAGCTGAAGACGCGGATGCTAATGCGCAAGCTCATCAGGCCAGTTGTGATGCAGCCACATCTGACATCAAGCGCGCACAAGCTCAAATTCAAGTCATAGAAGCCGGATTAGAACGCACCATTCTGACGGCACCTTTTGCAGGTATCATCGCACGCATTACGGGTGAGCTGGGTGAATACACCACACCTTCACCTCCCGGTATTCCTACACCACCGACAATTGATCTGATTGATGACAGCTGCCTTTATGTCAGTGCGCCCATGGATGAAGTGGATGCCCCCAAAATCAAAATTGGGCAGCCGGCCCGCATCACACTAGATGCGATGCCAGGACGGATTTTTGATGGACGAGTACGCCGGATTGCGCCTTATGTTACCGAAATCGAGAAACAAGCCCGTACCGTTGATATTGAAGTCGATTTTGCACAGATTCCGAAATATCCTTTGCTGGTAGGATATAGCGCTGATGTGGAAGCCATTATCGAGAAACATGACAACGTATTACGTGTGCCCACTCAGACTATTCGGCAAAATAACAAGGTACTGGTAGTGGATGCCAATAATAAGCTGGAGGAACGCAGCCTCGAAACCGGGCTAGCTAACTGGGGATTTACAGAAATACTTAGCGGTCTTAAAGCCGGTGATCAAGTCGTGTCATCATTCGATCAGGGCGATATTCAGGCAGGCCTTCACGTACAACCAAAGAATAGTGAACCATGA
- a CDS encoding ABC transporter ATP-binding protein translates to MIHFSAITRMFHMGDQAVYALNQINLDIASGEYVSIMGASGSGKSTLLNIIGLLDRPDSGHYELDGQDVTHLTETEQARIRREKIGFVFQSFHLVPRLTAAENIELPLILGGISPDERKSRVDEALHAFDLKSRARHRPAELSGGQRQRVAIARATILRPAAILADEPTGNLDHHIGAEVMLLLENLHQAGTTLIIVTHDRELGARAHRHIAMRDGKIVADEP, encoded by the coding sequence ATGATTCATTTCTCTGCCATTACACGCATGTTTCATATGGGTGATCAAGCCGTATATGCACTGAATCAAATTAATCTGGATATTGCATCAGGTGAATACGTTTCTATCATGGGGGCATCCGGTTCCGGCAAATCGACACTACTTAATATTATCGGCTTGCTCGATCGACCCGATAGCGGCCACTACGAGCTTGATGGTCAAGATGTAACCCATCTGACTGAGACCGAACAGGCAAGAATACGGCGAGAGAAAATTGGATTTGTGTTTCAATCATTTCATTTGGTGCCCCGCTTAACAGCTGCGGAAAACATTGAATTACCCTTAATACTGGGCGGAATTTCGCCAGACGAACGCAAATCGCGGGTCGATGAAGCATTACACGCCTTTGATCTCAAATCCCGTGCCCGGCATCGACCAGCCGAATTATCCGGTGGTCAACGGCAGCGTGTCGCTATCGCCCGCGCTACCATTTTACGTCCAGCTGCGATACTGGCAGATGAACCAACCGGTAATCTGGATCATCATATCGGAGCAGAAGTCATGCTGCTGCTGGAAAACCTGCACCAAGCCGGGACAACGCTTATCATCGTGACCCATGACCGTGAACTGGGTGCACGTGCACATCGCCATATTGCCATGCGCGATGGAAAAATTGTGGCAGATGAGCCATGA
- a CDS encoding ABC transporter permease → MTLYDTLSLSFKAITSYRTRSLLIILAMALGVAAVIMLTALGDGARQYVANQFSSIGTNLIIVMPGRAETSGAFLGAALGQTPRDLTLKDAQLLGRLPQIRRYAPLNVGAIELSAANRLREVTVLGSTADLIPIRHMNLAQGHFLSQGSEHSAQIVLGAKLAHEFFPRSQAIGQRVRLGERRFLVSGVLASQGESMGYNTDEIVIIPIEHAQALFNTSSLFRILIEAKSSLDIQSAKQAIQATLKQSHDGEDDITVITQDAVLKTFDRILRALTLAVAGIAAISLAVAGILVMNVMLVAVSQRTSEIGLLKAIGASAADIRHLFFAEALWLSLAGASIGFLLGQLGSLALRLAYPQLPAWAPVWASLAGISVALLTGILASLFPARRAARLDAVTALNKK, encoded by the coding sequence ATGACACTCTATGACACGCTCTCTCTATCCTTTAAAGCCATTACGAGTTACCGTACTCGTTCATTGCTGATTATCCTGGCAATGGCGCTCGGGGTTGCGGCGGTGATCATGCTAACCGCACTAGGCGATGGTGCGCGACAATATGTAGCAAACCAGTTCTCATCAATCGGAACCAATCTGATTATTGTCATGCCCGGACGCGCAGAGACTTCAGGTGCATTTCTCGGCGCCGCATTGGGACAAACACCCCGCGATTTAACGCTGAAGGATGCTCAACTGCTCGGTCGTCTGCCGCAAATCAGACGCTACGCGCCACTCAATGTGGGTGCAATAGAATTGAGCGCGGCCAATCGCTTACGTGAAGTCACTGTACTCGGCAGTACCGCTGATTTGATACCCATACGACATATGAATCTGGCCCAGGGTCATTTTCTTTCTCAAGGTTCAGAACACAGCGCACAAATCGTGCTCGGGGCCAAATTAGCGCATGAATTCTTTCCCCGCAGCCAGGCCATCGGTCAACGCGTTCGACTGGGGGAGCGACGTTTTCTTGTTTCAGGTGTATTGGCTTCACAAGGTGAAAGCATGGGTTATAACACCGATGAAATTGTTATTATTCCCATTGAACACGCACAGGCCTTATTCAATACGTCATCGCTGTTTCGTATTCTGATTGAGGCGAAAAGCAGTCTGGATATTCAGTCTGCAAAACAAGCCATACAGGCAACCCTGAAGCAAAGCCATGATGGTGAAGATGATATTACCGTCATCACACAAGATGCCGTGCTCAAGACCTTTGATCGTATTCTGCGTGCTCTGACCCTGGCTGTTGCAGGTATCGCCGCCATCAGTCTGGCTGTTGCCGGTATTTTAGTCATGAATGTCATGCTGGTAGCAGTCAGTCAGCGCACATCAGAAATTGGCTTACTCAAAGCAATTGGCGCCAGTGCTGCTGATATTCGTCACCTGTTTTTTGCCGAAGCACTCTGGTTATCCCTGGCGGGTGCATCCATTGGCTTTTTATTAGGCCAACTAGGCAGCCTGGCGTTGCGGCTGGCCTATCCCCAACTACCAGCCTGGGCACCTGTCTGGGCGAGTTTAGCCGGCATTTCTGTTGCCTTGCTCACCGGCATTCTCGCCAGCTTGTTCCCGGCCAGGCGGGCAGCTCGGCTTGATGCGGTAACGGCGCTCAATAAAAAATGA
- a CDS encoding ABC transporter permease — translation MNLADTFHFAFRSLTAHRLRTFLSTTGIAIGIAAVILLTSIGEGIQQFVLSEFTQFGTNILNITPGKINTHGGSLGAIGSARLLTIEDAIALKHSHYARYINASVMGNAEVRAQGRSRRVTVYGQSPDFLHVFNMTVATGQFLPADDPRNPRAYAVLGSKVRTELFGQANPLGSILQVGSSRFRIIGVMASKGQVLGFDLDDTVYIPTTRALEVFNREGLMEINMAYPPDAPLPAIMADARRILIARHGREDFTLTPQQQMLTTLNTVLNVLQFAVAALGSISLLVGAVGMITLMHIAVTERISEIGLLAALGATRARIRLLFLMESIILSTLGGLAGLAIGSGIAWLLKIWVDNLPVSTPWDYVLGALGLSVFIGLAAGVIPAMRAAKLNPVEALRSE, via the coding sequence ATGAATCTCGCCGATACATTCCATTTTGCATTTCGCTCTTTGACGGCACACCGTTTACGTACCTTTTTATCTACAACGGGTATTGCAATAGGCATTGCAGCAGTCATTCTACTAACTTCGATTGGTGAAGGAATACAGCAATTTGTACTGTCGGAATTTACCCAGTTTGGCACCAATATCCTGAATATCACACCCGGTAAAATTAATACACATGGCGGATCGCTAGGTGCAATTGGCAGTGCGCGATTGCTGACTATCGAAGACGCTATTGCACTCAAACATTCCCATTATGCCCGATATATCAATGCCAGTGTAATGGGTAATGCAGAGGTCCGTGCTCAGGGGCGCAGTCGGCGTGTCACTGTCTATGGACAAAGTCCTGATTTTCTCCATGTTTTCAACATGACGGTAGCAACTGGCCAATTTTTACCTGCTGATGACCCACGAAATCCACGTGCTTACGCTGTACTGGGTTCCAAGGTACGAACAGAATTATTTGGCCAGGCCAACCCTCTGGGCAGTATTTTGCAGGTAGGTTCATCCCGCTTTCGTATCATCGGGGTCATGGCATCTAAAGGACAGGTACTGGGGTTCGATCTGGATGATACCGTTTATATTCCAACGACACGAGCATTGGAAGTCTTCAATCGGGAAGGTTTAATGGAAATCAATATGGCCTATCCACCGGATGCGCCACTACCCGCAATAATGGCGGACGCTCGCCGCATTCTGATAGCACGTCACGGACGTGAGGATTTCACGCTCACACCTCAACAACAGATGCTAACCACACTCAATACTGTGTTAAATGTATTGCAATTTGCGGTCGCCGCATTAGGCAGCATTTCTTTATTAGTCGGCGCTGTCGGCATGATAACCTTGATGCATATCGCGGTCACCGAACGGATTTCTGAAATCGGCCTGCTGGCGGCATTGGGTGCAACCCGGGCACGTATTCGCCTTTTATTCTTAATGGAATCCATCATACTTTCCACACTCGGCGGTCTCGCTGGATTAGCCATCGGAAGCGGGATTGCCTGGCTACTTAAAATTTGGGTAGATAACCTGCCTGTCAGTACACCCTGGGATTATGTGCTGGGTGCATTGGGCTTGTCCGTATTCATTGGTTTGGCTGCCGGGGTCATCCCGGCGATGCGTGCGGCCAAATTAAATCCCGTCGAAGCCTTGCGATCAGAATAG
- a CDS encoding DUF882 domain-containing protein — protein MFTQESADYNQQQTIKSNLNRRHFLKAGLGACALIALPTAQAKILNISERRLSFLNLHTGERVQSTYWAEGQYIPEALQAIEMVLRDHRTDERCAIDPNLLNVLQLLRSEIGTTQEFHVISGYRSASTNAMLMASSGGVAKKSLHMQGKAIDIRLPGQMLSTLRKAALSLEAGGVGYYPASDFLHIDTGRIRAW, from the coding sequence ATGTTTACACAAGAATCTGCTGATTATAATCAACAACAAACGATTAAATCCAATCTGAATCGTCGTCATTTTTTAAAAGCTGGCCTGGGTGCCTGCGCATTAATCGCATTACCTACAGCACAAGCGAAGATACTCAATATATCAGAGCGAAGGCTTTCTTTTCTGAATTTACACACCGGCGAGCGTGTCCAATCAACGTACTGGGCTGAAGGTCAATATATACCGGAAGCGTTGCAGGCGATTGAGATGGTATTACGCGATCATCGTACTGATGAGCGGTGTGCTATCGATCCAAATCTACTTAATGTGTTGCAGCTACTGCGTAGTGAGATTGGGACAACTCAGGAATTTCATGTGATCTCGGGATATCGATCAGCCAGCACGAATGCCATGCTAATGGCAAGTAGTGGCGGTGTAGCCAAGAAAAGTTTGCATATGCAGGGCAAAGCCATTGATATCCGGTTGCCGGGGCAGATGTTGTCTACCTTGCGTAAGGCGGCTTTATCTCTGGAAGCAGGGGGCGTCGGATATTATCCAGCATCCGATTTTTTACACATTGATACGGGCCGGATACGCGCCTGGTAA
- a CDS encoding L,D-transpeptidase family protein yields the protein MLVVSVWTAEAKTLHSQLTQFSVIASVDMSLPDVHRFYSAREYQPVWVESNQPLSRLDDALAFIETADAEGLNSADYRLQRLRQLRSQIDHTANALFELELGTTQALLMLARDLKSGYLPASIADPDWHIPQQLFDPVPFLLEALAADSLSSALVSLSPASPSYQLLKKALARYRKWVTNQTAWTQLPDVSLIRPNGIHAVIPLIRNRIAEAYKLYDIAAYNIKQDQSKHYDDALVNAIKVFQAQHGLNADGVIGKKTVRALNMTPEGKIRQLRLNLERLRWLPAHLGERYLLVNIAGFRLTAVERGEPALDMRIIVGHDYRSTPSFSSRVTHLIINPFWNIPASIARQDLLPKQQRDPGFFEKQGIKVYQNYDYNSEPLDPDSIDWQAIRKGFPYILRQDPGVKNALGTIKFMLPNPFSIYLHDTPSKSLFQRDVRTFSSGCIRLEKPMALAGIALNKTGVVPDLVAKMREGKTTTVNLSKPLPIYIVYMTAWVDEKSSVHYSPDIYGRDARALNFARW from the coding sequence ATGCTCGTTGTTAGCGTATGGACAGCCGAAGCTAAGACACTACATAGCCAACTGACCCAATTCTCCGTGATTGCGTCTGTTGATATGAGTCTGCCAGATGTGCACCGGTTTTATTCTGCGCGGGAATATCAACCTGTCTGGGTAGAATCTAATCAACCGTTATCACGGCTTGATGATGCGCTTGCCTTTATTGAAACAGCCGATGCTGAGGGACTGAATAGCGCCGACTACCGATTGCAGCGGTTGCGACAGCTTCGGTCGCAGATTGATCATACAGCCAATGCATTATTTGAACTGGAGTTGGGAACAACACAGGCACTGTTGATGCTGGCGCGAGATTTGAAAAGTGGTTATTTGCCCGCATCCATAGCCGATCCTGACTGGCATATTCCACAGCAGCTCTTTGATCCGGTTCCTTTCTTGCTGGAAGCGCTAGCTGCGGATAGTCTGTCAAGTGCACTGGTGAGCTTGTCACCAGCGTCTCCGAGCTATCAATTACTGAAAAAGGCATTGGCGCGTTATAGAAAATGGGTAACTAACCAAACCGCCTGGACTCAGCTGCCCGATGTTTCACTCATCAGGCCGAACGGCATTCATGCGGTGATCCCGTTAATCCGGAATCGAATAGCAGAAGCATACAAATTGTATGATATTGCGGCATACAACATTAAGCAGGATCAGAGTAAACACTATGATGATGCGCTGGTGAACGCGATCAAAGTATTTCAGGCACAGCATGGATTGAATGCAGATGGGGTTATTGGAAAAAAGACAGTGCGTGCGCTGAATATGACGCCTGAAGGGAAGATTCGTCAGTTGCGTCTTAATCTGGAACGCCTTCGCTGGCTGCCCGCGCATTTAGGCGAACGCTATTTATTGGTTAATATAGCGGGTTTTAGATTGACGGCCGTAGAGCGGGGCGAACCTGCGCTGGATATGCGTATCATCGTGGGACATGATTATCGTTCGACACCGAGCTTCAGTAGCCGCGTTACACACCTGATTATCAACCCATTCTGGAATATTCCGGCGAGTATTGCCCGTCAGGATTTATTGCCGAAGCAGCAGCGTGATCCTGGATTCTTCGAAAAACAAGGGATCAAGGTCTATCAGAATTATGATTATAATTCTGAGCCGTTGGATCCGGATAGTATTGATTGGCAAGCCATAAGAAAGGGTTTTCCTTATATCCTGCGTCAGGACCCGGGTGTTAAGAATGCACTGGGCACTATTAAATTTATGCTGCCTAATCCATTTAGTATCTATTTGCATGATACTCCTTCGAAATCATTGTTTCAGCGTGATGTTCGGACATTCAGCTCAGGCTGTATCCGGTTGGAAAAACCAATGGCATTGGCGGGCATTGCGCTCAATAAAACAGGTGTCGTGCCCGATCTGGTTGCTAAAATGCGGGAAGGAAAAACGACTACAGTCAACTTGTCCAAGCCGTTGCCTATATACATTGTGTACATGACAGCCTGGGTGGATGAAAAAAGCAGCGTACATTACTCGCCGGATATTTACGGGCGAGATGCGCGGGCGCTAAATTTTGCGCGCTGGTAG
- a CDS encoding ABC transporter permease — MPISPVILWTDALIYLLVIIVIAFAWSARKNKHLLDSWQRVCHSTSGMVSLTVLCFFITIGLLDTLHFRPALENRDHQGEIVYSVEVLSLFDVIVTPLRTRVEKTYSAPLATHLYTKENVDLPDGKRTREFTRLEFGGAHLQHPETQHKTDILWRTAKGIGLGLLIWAGLTLCLSIILARRNAQSLLQSLSAIGRGATEIPWRAILITLAIILSLAGAASLLSTHYHVLGTDKVGQDTLYQALKSIRTGLVIGTLTTLIMLPFALLLGITAGYFRGWIDDVIQYTYTTLGSIPSVLLIAAAVLIMQVYIETHPDLFDTSAARADLRLLFLCVILGITSWTGLCRLLRGETLKLREMEYIQAAHAFGVSHWRIISRHILPNVMHIVLIVTVMDFSGLILAEAVLSYVGVGVDPSMTSFGNMINAARLEMAREPMVWWALFAAFSFMFTLVLCANLFADAVQNAFDPRTRTSPSKIAISRHHKKQAVSINRPASNDHGGHT, encoded by the coding sequence ATGCCTATTAGCCCCGTTATTCTGTGGACCGATGCCTTGATCTATCTGTTAGTCATCATAGTCATCGCTTTTGCCTGGTCTGCGCGGAAAAACAAACACCTTTTGGATTCCTGGCAGCGTGTTTGCCATAGTACCAGCGGTATGGTTTCATTGACGGTTTTATGCTTCTTTATCACTATTGGCTTATTGGATACGCTGCATTTCAGGCCAGCACTTGAAAACAGGGATCATCAGGGTGAAATAGTGTATAGCGTTGAAGTACTCAGCCTTTTCGATGTCATAGTCACCCCTCTGCGTACCCGTGTAGAAAAAACTTATTCAGCACCTCTGGCCACACACCTGTACACAAAAGAAAACGTGGATCTGCCAGATGGCAAACGCACACGGGAATTTACCCGTTTGGAATTTGGCGGCGCACATTTGCAACACCCTGAAACACAACATAAAACAGATATTTTATGGCGGACGGCAAAAGGTATCGGACTGGGATTGCTAATATGGGCCGGACTGACTCTCTGCCTCAGTATCATATTGGCCCGTCGAAATGCCCAGAGCCTGTTGCAATCATTATCTGCTATCGGACGGGGTGCCACAGAAATACCCTGGCGAGCCATATTGATTACGCTGGCCATCATACTCTCGCTTGCGGGGGCGGCATCGCTGTTATCCACACATTATCATGTTCTTGGAACCGATAAGGTGGGACAGGATACGCTCTATCAAGCGCTCAAGAGCATCCGTACCGGATTAGTCATCGGGACACTCACTACCCTCATTATGCTGCCCTTCGCATTACTACTGGGGATTACGGCGGGTTATTTCCGAGGCTGGATAGATGACGTGATTCAGTATACCTACACGACCCTGGGCTCAATCCCCAGCGTTTTGCTGATTGCAGCTGCCGTACTCATTATGCAGGTATACATCGAAACCCATCCGGATCTATTCGATACCAGTGCAGCGCGAGCCGATTTACGGTTGTTATTTCTTTGTGTCATACTGGGCATCACCAGTTGGACCGGCCTATGCCGTTTATTACGCGGCGAAACCTTGAAATTACGTGAAATGGAATATATCCAGGCCGCGCACGCATTTGGTGTTTCCCACTGGCGCATTATCAGTCGTCATATTCTTCCCAATGTGATGCATATTGTATTAATTGTTACCGTCATGGATTTCAGTGGATTGATTCTGGCAGAAGCCGTGTTGTCTTATGTCGGCGTCGGTGTCGACCCTTCTATGACCAGCTTCGGTAACATGATTAATGCCGCACGCCTGGAAATGGCGCGTGAACCCATGGTATGGTGGGCTCTGTTCGCCGCATTTAGTTTTATGTTTACACTCGTACTCTGTGCCAACCTATTTGCCGATGCCGTTCAGAATGCATTTGATCCGCGCACCAGAACATCACCCAGTAAAATAGCTATTTCCCGTCATCACAAAAAACAGGCGGTCTCGATCAACCGTCCCGCATCCAACGACCACGGTGGTCATACGTAA
- a CDS encoding zinc ribbon domain-containing protein, whose protein sequence is MIGIAPCFVALKRCSGCGHLVGKMSLNVREWRYPACGLIRERNVNAALNFLIVGLAGLALVNGIKLVCIWVLSGCSH, encoded by the coding sequence CTGATCGGCATTGCCCCTTGTTTTGTTGCGCTAAAGCGCTGTTCGGGCTGTGGCCACCTGGTGGGGAAGATGTCGTTAAATGTACGTGAATGGAGATATCCTGCGTGCGGGCTAATCCGTGAGCGTAACGTCAACGCTGCGTTGAATTTTTTAATCGTCGGGCTGGCTGGATTAGCCCTTGTAAATGGCATCAAGCTTGTTTGCATTTGGGTGCTCTCGGGTTGCAGTCATTGA
- a CDS encoding ABC transporter ATP-binding protein — protein sequence MNPLLQIENLETVLYTGSDPIWAVDGLTLHISKGEIFALLGESGCGKSMTARSIMRLLPDAGEIVAGSIKVNGLDILQLSEADMRNVRGKRISMIFQEPMLSLNPVLTVAEQIGEVLQRHFKLNRKMTQTRILAILNQVGIPDAAHRMHEYPFQFSGGMKQRVMIAMALAGEPELLIADEPTTALDVTIQAQVLDLMRELQQRNKMAILLITHDLGVVAETAQRVAVMYAGEIIETAPCADFFQNPAHPYSQQLFASLPGKQKRDQGLAVIDGSVPLLSQSFTGCRFADRCNRAWDLCHQSVPQWYDVTEHHQVRCHLFQGTPEPDIATPVSEAVRNEETAESISLHAAPINTTELLEVTHLKVHFPIHQGLFKRVTGHVMAVDGVSLTVAPGKTLALVGESGCGKTTVGKSILQLIKPTAGHVRYNGLDLVGLERRRLRQVRADLQIIFQDPYSSLNPKLRIIEIIQEGMDALDISGDNQAYYKKSKLPFPREKEIDTLLLQVGLSAEMKWRYPHEFSGGQRQRIAIARALAVKPKLLICDEPTSALDVSVQAQILNLLQSLQRNLGLAYLFITHNISVVEYLADDVAVMYLGRIVERGQMNEVLGHPKHPYTQALLSAVPQIEQQSRRAVIHLKGELPSPAAPPTGCHFHPRCPYVMPVCRQIYPQSSTISATHAVHCYLYPQEPGSLNHDH from the coding sequence ATGAACCCCCTACTGCAAATTGAAAATCTCGAAACGGTGCTTTATACGGGTTCAGATCCCATATGGGCGGTGGATGGGCTCACACTCCACATCTCCAAGGGAGAAATCTTTGCCTTACTGGGAGAATCCGGTTGTGGCAAATCCATGACTGCACGATCCATTATGCGCTTATTACCCGATGCAGGCGAAATTGTCGCCGGTAGTATTAAAGTAAATGGCCTGGATATTCTGCAGTTATCCGAAGCTGACATGCGTAATGTGCGTGGCAAGCGGATCAGCATGATCTTCCAGGAACCCATGCTCAGCCTGAATCCGGTTCTCACGGTCGCCGAACAAATCGGTGAAGTACTGCAACGACACTTCAAACTCAACCGAAAAATGACGCAGACACGTATTCTGGCCATATTGAACCAGGTCGGAATTCCCGATGCCGCTCATCGTATGCATGAATATCCCTTCCAATTTTCCGGTGGAATGAAACAGCGCGTCATGATCGCCATGGCATTAGCCGGAGAGCCGGAACTACTCATCGCGGACGAACCCACAACCGCGCTGGATGTCACTATTCAGGCCCAGGTACTGGATCTGATGCGTGAATTACAGCAACGCAATAAAATGGCGATTTTGCTGATTACACACGATCTCGGCGTCGTTGCCGAAACCGCACAACGGGTCGCCGTTATGTACGCAGGGGAAATCATCGAAACCGCGCCCTGCGCAGATTTTTTCCAGAATCCGGCGCATCCTTACTCACAGCAACTATTTGCTTCATTGCCCGGCAAACAAAAACGGGATCAGGGACTCGCTGTCATTGATGGCAGCGTACCGTTACTGTCGCAATCATTCACAGGCTGCCGCTTTGCAGATCGCTGTAATCGTGCATGGGATTTATGCCATCAATCCGTACCACAATGGTATGACGTAACCGAGCATCATCAGGTCCGATGCCATCTTTTTCAGGGTACACCCGAACCCGATATCGCTACTCCGGTTTCGGAAGCCGTCAGAAATGAGGAGACAGCTGAATCGATTTCCCTTCATGCGGCGCCAATCAATACGACTGAGTTACTTGAGGTTACTCACCTCAAAGTGCACTTCCCCATCCATCAAGGCTTATTCAAACGTGTTACAGGACACGTCATGGCCGTTGATGGCGTATCGCTCACGGTCGCACCGGGAAAAACACTGGCATTAGTGGGTGAATCCGGATGCGGCAAGACAACCGTCGGGAAGAGCATTCTGCAATTAATCAAACCGACCGCAGGTCATGTACGCTACAACGGACTCGACCTGGTCGGATTAGAGCGTAGACGGCTACGTCAGGTACGCGCAGATCTCCAGATTATCTTTCAGGACCCCTATTCCTCTCTTAACCCCAAGCTGCGGATTATAGAAATAATCCAGGAAGGTATGGACGCACTGGATATCAGCGGCGATAACCAGGCCTATTATAAAAAATCCAAACTCCCTTTCCCAAGAGAAAAAGAAATTGATACACTATTACTGCAAGTAGGGCTATCAGCAGAAATGAAATGGCGCTACCCACATGAGTTTTCGGGTGGTCAGCGCCAGCGTATTGCGATTGCGCGGGCTTTAGCAGTTAAGCCCAAGTTGTTGATTTGCGATGAACCAACCAGTGCGCTGGATGTCTCAGTACAAGCGCAGATTTTGAATTTATTGCAGTCGTTGCAGAGAAATCTGGGGCTTGCCTATTTATTTATCACGCATAATATCTCAGTTGTAGAATATCTCGCCGATGATGTCGCTGTGATGTACCTGGGCAGAATTGTAGAGCGAGGACAGATGAATGAAGTATTAGGCCACCCGAAGCATCCCTATACTCAGGCACTATTATCAGCCGTTCCTCAGATCGAGCAGCAATCAAGACGCGCCGTTATACATTTGAAAGGAGAACTACCATCACCTGCAGCGCCGCCGACTGGTTGCCACTTTCATCCCCGCTGTCCTTACGTGATGCCGGTTTGCCGCCAGATTTATCCGCAAAGCAGCACCATCAGCGCAACTCATGCAGTACATTGTTATCTTTATCCACAGGAACCCGGTTCTTTAAATCATGACCATTAA